The genomic region CACATTGATGAAAATAGAGAGGCCAAAATCTTTTCTGATGATCCAATATCTGATGGTGATAGCTATGATAGCTATGAAAGTGCTGAAGATAAGGCCTATAAACCCCCACCTCCAGGCTTTGAGAGTAATATTGAGGATGATGAAGATGAATTGCTCATTAATATAACTAAGAGAAAAGGTAGCAAAGGAGATAAGAAGGCTGGCAAGAACAAAATTGTGAAAAATGTAAGGAACAATGTTGGTCCTAAAGTCATTGCTAGGCCTATCCACACATCCAAGCCCAATAACACAGCTGGGCCCAAGGACACTGCCAGGCCTATTCCTACTACTGGACATGGTATAGGGGAGGTTGATAGTGAGATATTTAGTGATAATTTTGATGGTCTAGGTTTTGAGTCAGAGGGTTTTAATACACCTTAATCATCTAATAATGAGGGAGATGGTTTTGACTGGCCTCAATTCAATGAGGAGGCAGCCTTTGGTGAAGTGGTGCaaaaatttataaccacaaactaaccggcaagtgcaccgggtcgtaccaagtaatacctcaggtgagtgaaggtcgatcccacgaggattgaaggactaagcaacaatggttgattaatttacttagttagacaaacaaaaaatagtgttgagagttcaaaaagcattaaacagaagacatgcaaataaataagttggaaataaaatatggagagacagttaaggcttcagagttatctattttctggattgacttttcttattaatttattttaatcatgtgaGATTtaattcctggcaactgtatttGACtataccctaattccttagacctttctagtctcctctaactttcatcaatagccaattccttgatcaattaattccaattagagggtgaagttcaattctagttatatgccacagaaatcctaattatcaaaatataagaggattatatgtcacgtatcccgttaaattcagataattagaagtttaggagaaattgttttcaagctgttgttcaagtaaagagcttttccaagttatacaagaacgcatttagaaagtgggtcatacttccattccacccaaattcataaaataaagaacgaaaataattcttgaaatataaatcagtacatgaattaaaatagaaatataataGTATCagtccatacaatagatagagctcctaaccttaacagtggaggtttagttgctcatggttcagagagaaaaataaggattctgataaaatgtattttggctgaggtggaatgaaaagtggaATAATGTTGGAATCCCCCTCCTCtccagaagagaagtttcttttctcttttatatctcatcctaattaattaaaaaatctatttttctaaaactaaaataatatcttttcctatttttaaataattaaagtttaaatcaaactAAATCATCAAAATCAGCGTTTTCTGCTTTTCTTCACGtggcacatgtcacgcgtacgcgttgatggtcttcttcgcgtgtcacgcgtacgcgtcaggtacgcgcacgcatcgctgagCAACTTCacttttcacgcgtgcgcgtaccttggAACGcttcaaatcacgcgcacgcgtaaggcacacgcacgcgtcgctcctcgctgtcatctcctttaattcttgtgctgattctATTTGTGCAAACTTCCTCTTCATCCTCTgggtcattcctgccctatatagccttcttctctttttctgcggaagctccatcaaatccaaccaaatgctacctaaaataaacagaattgcacaagactcaaagtagcatccatagtggctaaaagataattaattcttgattaaactcaacaaattaaatgcaaattcactaggaaaagatagaaacgATGCTCACGCATGATGAAGTTCAACTCCAACTGAACATGGAGTTTACCACACTTGAACAATTCAAGAAAGCTCTGAAGGATTACACTATTGCTGAAGGGAGGaggattttttatgttaaaaatgaTAAGAAGAGAGTTAGGTGCAAGTGTGCAAATGGCGAGGAGAAGGCTATGAGTGCAAAGGCAAAGTTCAAGGCCAAATGTAAGGAAAAGAGGGGGCCACTGAAACTGATAACTCTGGAGTAGATGAAGTGCAAGGTACTGTTGATGTCAGTGAGGGATCAGGATTAAAACACACTACAGATGTGAGTCAGTAAGCAGGGGTTACAAAAGGTGCACCAAAAATCAATTGGGCTGAAGGGAAGGGTGAGAGTGATAGCAACAAAACTGAATGTCCATGGCTAATTTATTGTGCCTGGAACAGTGCAAAGGGGTGCTGCCAAGTTAAGACCTACAATCCCAAACACACTTGTGCAAGGTAATTCAGTTTTAACATGGCTAACCAGAATTGGATTGCTGATAAATTAGAGAAAAGGCTATTGACCCAGCTTCACTTGACTCATAGAGAAGTCTTTGATCATATAAAGATAGACTTTAATGTGGTGTGCAGTGACAAGATGATTTATAGAGTATTAAGTGTTGCTAGAGAAAGGTATATTGGGAATGAGAGGGCTCAGTATGGAAAATTGAGAGACTACCTCACAAAGATACACGAAAGTAACCCAGGTGGCTCTGCATTATTGGAATTAATTCCAACAATCCTTGATTCACCACCATTGTTCAGCAAGTTGTATGTTTGCCTGGAGGCTTGTAAAAGGGGTTTTAAGACTAGCTGCAGACCGTTGATTGGTTTGGATGGATGCCATTTGAAAGGATATTATGGGGGACAACTATTGTCAGCTGTCGGTCAGGATGCAAACAATCACTTCTATGTGATTGCTTATACGGTGATTGACAGTGAAACGAAGCAAAATTGGAAATAATTTCTACAACTTCTGCAAGAGGACTTGGGTCAATGCACAGTGGAAGGCTGGAATTTTATCTCTGACCAACAGAAGGTAAATTAGACTTAATTTCATTCATAATAATGTACTCAAAATTATCTACTAATCCTTAGATGTACTCTGTGGGTGAATTACTTTGTATAATGTTGGAATGATTAGAATAAGTATCATATTCTTGAACTTAGACTTAAATTCTGCATGTCCGTGATTTAAGGCTTGTGACTTATTGTGCTCTGTTCTTGTCAATGTGAAAACTATCTTGTGATATGGAACTGACTGGTGAAGTTATTAAGGTTTATGGTGTCTGATAAATTGTTCAATTCAGGATATATTTGTCTGATAAATGACTTGGTCGGGGATCTATGTGTCTGGTAAATGACTTTGTTGGGGATCTACGTGTATGATTATTTGAAAGTTTGCATGCTATTAGATTTTGTATGTCTTTCATACACTACGTGCACCTATCCTGCAGGGTTTGCTGCCTGCTTTGCAGGAGGTGATGCCAAATGCACACCACAGAAATTGTGTAAGATACATTTGGAAGAATTTTATAAGAAGGTTTAAGGACAAACAGTTGAAGAATAAGGTTTAGGCATGTGCAAGGAGTAGCACAAATGCTGAATTCCAGCATCACATGCAGCGGCTGAAGAGAATGAATGAGGGTGCATGGGCCTATCTTGCAAAATTCCAACCATCTTGCTGGACCAAAGCCCATTTCAACCATTGGCCCAAGCTTGACAATGTGACAAACAACATGACTGAAGTTTGGAACGCCAAAATAAACCACTACAGGGGAAAGCCCATTCTTACCATGTTGGAAGAGATCCGTTACTACTTGATGAGGAGAATGGCCAAGCATAAGAAAGTTCTAAGCACCTACATTGGAGTATTGGCACCAGTTCAGCAGAGGAAAATGGAAGATATTATGAAAGATACTAAGTTCTGGACAGCTCAATAGACTGGTGACAACGATCGTAATGTATTCGAAGTCCAGAGACATTCAAAGAAAGTTGGTGTACATCTTGGAAGGCACACTTGTAGTTGCAACTTGTGGCAACTAACAGGTAATTTGATGTATTATTCATTTTTTGTGAGTTGTGATTTTAACATGTAATaatttgttttgttgtttaacaTGTACTTGCTGATCTTATGTTATTGGCTGATAATCTTGAGTAGGAATTCCATGTGTTCATGTGTTGACAGCTATACAAAAGAGGTGTAATAGGCCAGAACCTTATGTGCACCCTTGGCTCAAAATGGATGCATTTAGAGCCACGTATGAACATGTGATCAGACCAATCAACTCAGAGAAATATTGGAAAAAGATTGGTCTCTTGGCTCCAGAGCCATCCACCATTAAGAAACCACCTGGGCGCCCaaccaagaaaaagagaaaacCTGATCCTGTTGAGGATGCACGGGATGCGACAAAGGAAAGAAGAACATTCATGGTCACTTGCCAAAAATGTGGTCAGAGTGATCACAATGCAAAGACATGCAATGGACCACCAAGGCCTAAATCACCCCCAAATGTTAAGGAAAATAAACAGCCAAGAGCTAAGAAAAATACTTCATCTGCTCCACCACTACAAGATGAAGTCCAAGTCTCCCAAACAGCCCCTCAATCACTGCCACAGGTAAAACATCATTacttgttgaatttgttgttgtggTCATATTATTCTCATGCTACCTGCACTTATCGGATCTTCAATGTGATACTGACCTCTTGGCTTAATTCATAAGGATCCATTTGCCTGATAGACCCTTTCAATGGGGATCTGTGTCTGATAAACTGTTTAGTTGGGGATCGAAAAGTctaatactttggtttatttttgttGTATTAGGAGCATACAACTAACATGTCAAGTGGTGCTGTGACTACATCAGTATCCAGGCCTCCAAGACCTAAACAACCAATTAGGAGGCCACATCCTACTCCAACACCTACCCCCACCATCTACTCCAGCACTTTCTCCAGGTCCCACCATCTTCGCACCACCACAGAGGCCTACCCAATCAGCATCACCTGAAACACTTGCTGCTACAAGTCCTGGCACAGCTTCAAGAATCTTCAAGTTCATTCCAACGCCTACTAAGACTTCCAAAATAGATTTGGTCCTATTATGTCAACATATTTTTATGAGTTTAATACAACTTTGTCATATTTTATTATGTTCTTAGTGCATCTTGTTGAGACAATATAGTCTGTCTATGTTTGGTTATTATGTTGACAGTGCATGTCACTGCACTTTTTTGGTGGAACATCTTATTAGTCCTAGCAAAAACATAGCGACTAGCTACccttttgtttaaaattttagttATATGGAATGATAGTTGGTACTTAGATTTAAGTAAATCTGATTTAATTTcatttctaatataacttttctCTATCCAGTAAATACTCATCATTCACCTACTCATTGTTCATTGCTTGCCAAAACACTTACAGATTAGTGTttcaaaaaacaaaagctaacaccGTAATTACTTGTTCAACTATATAATATAAGATACAATCTTCCTCAATCTACCTAAATTCTACCTACAAGAAGACAAATCACAAATCCTAGAATGAAAAAGAACATAGGACTGCAGCATCCGAACCATCATCTATTCTCAGCGgcatttttgttcttcttctcAAATGCATCAAGCAATTCTTTCAGCTTCTTCACCTTCTCCGCCAGAGCATCATCATCCTTTCCACCATGACCATCACATTGAAATACCCTATCAAACCACACAAAGAAATCACAGTGGGAAGTTTTCTCCTGCCCATACAAATAGAAGGGTTTAGGATACAACATTATCAGAAATTATGTTtggaatacaaaaaaaatttaaaatcatccATACATTATTCTGTAAAAAGGATAGCCAAAGAAAGGTCTTTTGGGACTTTTCTCCGTTCCGGACTCTACAACTATGGCATAGGCTCCATAATGGCATCTTGGAGTTTCTCCTTTGGTGACTATGAACCTACCGCCGTGGGCAAAACCACTGCTAACACTTCCGTAACCACTAGCTTTAACTCCCCGCCGATACAAACTTCCACAACTTTCTCCGATTGCCATTGTTAACAACTATAGCCTTCTCTGTTGCGTTACTTGCTATTCGATAATTTAGGGttttgaaaagaagaagaagaagaagaagaagaagttgattTCATACGTCGTTTCATGGCTACCTACAGTTTATCATTGTCGTTTTTGTACAATCCAATCCAGGGACCACTTTGTCTGCTTTCCCACGTGTCACTTACCATCTGTGTCATCATCTCAATGTGACACGTTGGATTTCGCCGTTAAGCTTTAACAGACTAATCTAACGGAAGGATCAATCTGTCTGATACCAAAAAATGTTGAGAATTAACGGAGTGATTAATTTTATTTGGGGACTAAAACGTCCACTTTGGAATTTCTTAGGGACCAATTTGGGTAaatactctttttttcttttgtctttttctAAGTTATTTGCTGGGGAAAAAAATAGATgggaatataattaaaaattttcttctaaaatttttaacTATAAACAATTTTAGGCAACTTTTTATAAATGTTATCTGTTAATTTTTTTCGACAACTCTtataaaatattgtatttttatttaaaaatgttgtcttaaattttttatattgcaATATTTTGTAAATGTAGCTTTAGATATAAAAAACAATTATTTTTATGGGTTacaaaaaattttgttatcttttgCTTGTTTAAAGGCAACTCGTCGAAAATATTATCTGTGTCTATCTaagataatttttattaaatattgcTTCAAATAAGGATTATCTTAGACAAAAAAAATATTGTAATTATGCACAACTGCGTCGTTGTGTCATATCTCAGGTGCATCCGATTTTTTTTTAATCCCTAACACagaatctttaatttgtgtatttattatacttttatCCTCTACATCTGGGATATGACATACACTTtgtgtatttttataattttatttttttaaatgtatttttcaaattttaaagaatttattAGTGTTAAAATTAGGGTAAAACACCTCCATAAACCAAAGAGAGATGGATTTTATatgaatcctcaaatcaaatagcattttttttataaatcgaATAGATTCAATTCGATTTAGGCATACTAGTAAATTGAATTGATCAAATTCGAATTACCAGGGATAAGAGTAAATCAAATTTACTTGATTCAATTTAGCATGGATGTAAGTTTGCAAAGTAAATCGATCCTATCAAATTCGATTTAGCATGCATATACCTAAATACATGTAATTCGAAacgattaaatttaatttatgtgTAAAATGCACGCATAAATCGAATCCATAAAATTCGATGTACTGTGTTTTGATACACCAACAATTATATTTATATGAAGCTAATGCTAAATCGAATTTaattagtttgataatacgagtctatgaaaaaaaatttataagtttaaatttttttattatgtataAGTTAGTAACGagtacattacaaatttttatagtactcatcataacaatgtttaatttaataattgttattaaaattttagttataCTCGTTTgatgagtactataaaaatttgtaatgtactCGTTATTAATCTAGcataataaaaaatttcaaactttataaaatacaattttttttcataaacttgtattattcaatttagcattggCTCCATATAAATATTTATTGGTGTATCAAAATAGAGTAAAAAATTCGATTTATGCAATTCATGAATTTTGTACATTAATCAAATTTAATCACTTCAAATGACATGTATTCAAGCATATGCATGCTAAATCAAATTATCAATTCGATTTACTCTTATCCCTAGTAATTTGAATTTGATCAATTTAATTTACTATTTGTATGCGGAAATCGAATTAaatcaattcgatttatataaaaatatattctgGGACATTTAGGTAACAAATTTTGATTTGAGCAATTCACATAAAATCTATCACCCTTTGATTTATGGAGGTCTTTTTACGTTAAAATTACCTAgacttttgaatttaaaaaaaatattaaaaggacTTGTAATTGAAAAATAGATTACTTTTGACATGGGTGAAGGATCAAATGAGATTAAGTGCATAAAAATTGAAAAGTTATACATAAAATGTGCATAGATCTTGTTTAACATAAAACACTCACCCTTTAATTTATGGAgatttttatccttaaaattaCTTAGACTTttgcatttaaaaaaaatcttaaaagaaCATATAATTGAAAAATGGATGGCTTTTGACATGAGTGAAGGATCAAATGAGATTAAATGCAAATGATATTAAATGCATAAAAATTGAAAAGTAATATGTAAAATGTGCATAATCTTGTTTCACATAAAACACTCACCTTTTGATCTATGGAGGTCTGTTACCCTTAAAATTATCTAGACttttacatttaaaaaaaaatattaaaagaatatATAATTGAAAAATGGATGGCTTTTGACATGGGTGAAGGATCAAATGAGATTAAGTGGATGAAAATTGAAAAGTAATAGGTGGAATGTGCATGAATAAGAAAACACGCACCCTTTGATTTATGGAAGTCTATTACCCTTAAAATTATCTAGACTTtcgtatttaaaaaaaatgttaaaaggaCATATAATTGAAAAATGGATAGCTTTTGATATTGGTGAAGGATCAAACCAGATTAAATGCAAATGAGATTAAgtgcatgaaaattaaaaaacGTAGAATGTGCATGAATCTTGTTTCACATAAAACACTCGCTCTTTGATTTATGGAGGTCTTTTACCCTTAAAATTATCTAGATTtttgcatttaaaaaaaatgttaaaagaaCATATAATTAAAAAATGGATAGCTATTGACATGGGTGAAGAATCAAATGAGATTAAGTGCATGAAAATTGAAAAGCAATACGTAAAATGTGCATGAATCATTTTCACATAAAACACTCACCCTTTGATTTAAGGAGGTCTTTTACCATTAAAATTATCTAGACTtttgcatttaaaaaaaatgttaaaaggacgtataattaaaaaatagatGACTTTTGACATGGGTAAAGGATCATATGAGATTAAGTGCATGAAAATTGAAAAGCAATACATAGAATGTACAGAAATCTTGTTTCACATAAAACATTAGCTCTTTGATTTACGGAGgtcttttatctttaaaattatttagacttttgcatttaaaaaaaatgttaaaaggatatataattaaaaaatagatGGCTTTTGATACGAGTGAAAGATCAAATGACACGAAGTGTATGAAAATTGAGAAGCAATACGTGGAATGTACATGAATCTTGTTTCATATAAAACACCCACGTAGACATTGAGAACTACAACAATAACTTAGTCATCTCGAAAAACCAGTAGACATTGAGAACTTCAAACATAACTTAACTTTTTCCAGAAACAATGGAGATTTCCAAGACACACTATCCACACTTAAAGCATTGAGATTTCCAAGATACACTATCCACACTTAAATCTTGCTTCATTTATTTGCGATTCTCTTTCTTTATCCATCTCAGTAGTCATGATAGTCGACAATTTTCAaaagacaattttattttatcaaaGGACAATTTATAAGTCAGTAATAAACTAATAACAAAAGCGNNNNNNNNNNNNNNNNNNNNNNNNNNNNNNNNNNNNNNNNNNNNNNNNNNNNNNNNNNNNNNNNNNNNNNCAATTTACCTATTTAAAttgtttaaataattattttatcagATTACAACTTTTTAAAAGATGCATATGCAAATGCAACTTTTATACATCTATAAAAATCGTGACACCCTCCCACAGATTAAGATTGTACGTAAATCGCTACACTTACAAAAAGATTGTAGCGGGTTATTCATTTGGAGATTTTTGAATGGAATCATAATCTATATTATAAAAAAACATAGTATACGAgcattataattataaattttacataaccgaattaaaaaaaaattcaaccaaaataaaaatattagacataaagaatagtaaatgataaaaaaagttaatatgaacaaaaaaataataatatacatGAAAAATCATAAgtgaaataatataaaaattatttatgatataaataaaataaatacaataaaagataaaaatatgaaagagagtactataaattttataatgtcaaataaaaagaaaatattctataatttttttagttttatNNNNNNAAATAattctttaaataatttaaataattaaattgtctaaatttttacatatatttttgccattttattcttaaattatatattacttgTGCATGAATAGTAGTGTGTACCTAGTGCAGGTAGctactataaaaattaaatatcggTCTTACAATAATATATGAGCATGTTGTTGAAAAT from Arachis ipaensis cultivar K30076 chromosome B02, Araip1.1, whole genome shotgun sequence harbors:
- the LOC107627052 gene encoding uncharacterized protein LOC107627052, which translates into the protein MANQNWIADKLEKRLLTQLHLTHREVFDHIKIDFNVVCSDKMIYRVLSVARERYIGNERAQYGKLRDYLTKIHESNPGGSALLELIPTILDSPPLFSKLYVCLEACKRGFKTSCRPLIGLDGCHLKGYYGGQLLSAVGQDANNHFYVIAYTGLLPALQEVMPNAHHRNCRLKRMNEGAWAYLAKFQPSCWTKAHFNHWPKLDNVTNNMTEVWNAKINHYRGKPILTMLEEIRYYLMRRMAKHKKVLSTYIGRHSKKVGVHLGRHTCSCNLWQLTGIPCVHVLTAIQKRCNRPEPYVHPWLKMDAFRATYEHVIRPINSEKYWKKIGLLAPEPSTIKKPPGRPTKKKRKPDPVEDARDATKERRTFMVTCQKCGQSDHNAKTCNGPPRPKSPPNVKENKQPRAKKNTSSAPPLQDEVQVSQTAPQSLPQEHTTNMSSGAVTTSVSRPPRPKQPIRRPHPTPTPTPTIYSSTFSRSHHLRTTTEAYPISIT